From the Sulfuriferula nivalis genome, the window CTTGACCGAGGTGAAAATAAATGAATAAAACAGCAGACTAAATTAGGATAGATCATGAGCTCAACACCAGAATATGACATCGGACCACTCAGCTGGGTCAAAGAAGAAATAGACCGCTCAATAGACCAAATCAATGCCATTGTTGACCAGTTTGATATAGCATCTGATGATACAGCCAAGCTACGCCAAGCAAATACTTTCTTGCATCAGATAACAGGTGCAATTGAAATGATAGGCTTACAAGGCGTTACTCTGGTTTGCCAAGAAGCTGAAAAATTTGTCCACGCGCTTGAACAAAAATCCATCAGCATCACTCCTGAATCACTAGCCTTACTCAAAAACACAACGACCCAGATCGAACAGTATCTGGACGACTTGCTCAAAGGCAAGCCCAATCACGAATTACAGCTTTTCCCAAATTACCAAGCTCTGAGACTTGCACAGGGCATTACCACCTCGTCCGAAACAGATTTGTTTTTCCCGGACATGGGCGGAAGAGCGCCTCGCGCAAATACAAAATCGGAATTATCCAGCACCGATATTAGCCAACTAATCAAAAAATCCAGAGCCAGTTTTCAACGAGGTTTACTCGGCTTTTTGCGCCAACATGATGCTGACCAGGGTCTGTTACTCATGCGCGAAGCAGTGAAGAATATAGAAAACAATATTAACGTACCAGCCAGCCGAACCTTCTGGTGGGGTGCCGGTGCTTTTGTTGATTGCCTGATTAACCATGCAATTGAACCGAGCTTTCCAGTAAAACAGCTTTGTGGCCGTATAGATTTACAAATGCGTCGCCATATAGAAGGCTCACTGAAAACCGCAGAGAGATTGCTGCGTGATTTATTATATTTCGTTGCTCAAAGTAGCGATGTCAATGAGCATGTTGCCGCAGTAAAAAACACTTTCAATCTATCTACGCTTATTCCACAGAACAAGCAGACTATGGATGAAATTGATGCGCTGCGTCCATTGTTAAAACAAATTCTTAGTCATATCAACAATGCGAAAGAGGCTTGGCTGAAACTTATTTCAGGCAGCGCAGATAGTCTTGCTCAGTTTCAATCAATTATTAATGACCTGAATGCGCCCATAGCACAGCTAAACAACACCCCAATTATTAAACTGATTGATGAAATCGCGAGTATCGCCAATGATTATCATCAATTACCGCATGAGCGTCATGAAGCTATTGGTCTGGAAGTCGCCACCACATTATTGCTGCTGCAAAACAACCTGGCTCATTACGAAAACATAGGTGGTGAATTAGTCCAGCAAGCTGAAGTACAAAGTCAACGTTTACGTGCAGCGGCTTATGCGGAAATAGATTTAGCAGACATCCCAGACATCCCCCTGCTTGATGAGTACTCTCGCCAAGCCCAGGAAAAACTATTAATTGCACAAGTCGCACAAGAAATCCAGGTTAATATCCAGCAGATAGAAGAAACACTGGACACTTTCTTCCGTGACAATTTCCACGACAAACAACCTCTGGCTGAGCTGACCAGACCCATTACTGAAATTCATGGTGCGCTTAGCATTATGCAATTAGGTGATGCCAATACCATATTGGAACATACCCACCAATTAATTAAACAGCTTGCTGATCCGGCTCTACCTGTTGATGAAGCCAGCTTTAGCACTATTGCTGATGCCATTAGCAGCATCAGCTTATATGTTGATGCTCAACGCTATCAACGTCAGGATGCGGATGCGATACTACAACCCATCATGAAGGAACTGGGGCTGGTCGATGACCTCAATACAGAGGAAATAGGCGAACGAGTTGAAGATGATCTAGACTCGCTAAAATCTGACTTACAACTGCAACTCACTGAGTGGCAGGAAAATCCTGAGCAGGAAGACACAAAAAAAAAATTAGTTGAAACCCTGCGTGAGATTAGCCAGGATGCTGAATTAGTTGGTGATTATCAACTAAAACAGCAATCTGCAGATGCTTTAAAGCAACTCGAAAATGGCGAAAATGATGCTGCACTAGGCGAGCTCTCACAGCAATTGAATTTATCTGGCGCCACTGTTGTTGAAGAAGAGACTCATACTCCCGAACCTGCTGCAGATGAAATTGACGCTGAATTGCTATCCATTTTCCTGGAAGAAGCTAACGAAGTTTTAGCAAGCCTCCACGCTGAATTAGCCACACTCTCAGAACAGCCTCACAACACTGAAGCACTGCGAACCTGTCGTCGCAACTTTCATACCCTCAAAGGCAGTGGTCGCATGGTAGGCCTTATGGATCTTGGCGAAACAGCCTGGGCACTGGAACAGCTGCTCAACTTATGGTTGCAAGACGACAAAAATGCTACGCCAACATTACTGCATCTACTCGGTAATGCACATCAACTATTTTCTGAGTGGATAGAGAAACTACAATCGCATAGCCCATTCACGCTTGATTACCATGGCCTGGCGAATGAAGCTGACATCCTGCGCACACATCAGGAATCTGATGAAAACAACTTGCCAGACAGTGAACCTGCTATCGATGAAACAACTGATACCGACAACCTGGAACCAGTTATCGTATCAGTTGGTGAACCTGAAATTTCGGCGGAAGCAGAAGCAGAAGCAGAAACCAGCCAGCCTGACATCATCAAAGAAATAACCGACACGCCTGACTATAACATCCATGAAACAGGTTACGTCGACGAAACCCCAGTACAGGAAATTGATGATCGTATTGCCATAGGCACTAATCTTATTTCTCCAATGCTGCTAGATATCTTTTTGCGTGAAGCCGATCAGCATTACCTTACCCTACATGCAGAATTCACCCATTTACAGCAGAACCCACACCTGCCTGTCAGTTATGAGTTTATGCGCGCCGCACACACCCTTGCCGGCATAGCAGGATTAACAGGATTCACCACACTCAGTGAACTGGCGCATGCACTAGAACTCTGGCTAAATCGTTTACAGAGCTTACCAGCCTCATTACCACCACATGACCAGATGACTGAGCATGCAATTGCTACGATTGCATACATGTTGCGCAACATACGCAAGCACGAATTACCCACTGCGGCAGCAGATCTGATCAACCAGCTCAACCATGCCCAAGCTGAAATCGCAAAATCTGTGGATGCAGATACTACAATCACAGATGAAAGTGTCACAGCCCAAACTAATACAGACTATAGTGGGGCAGTAGAAGCAATTGAGCCAGTGGAAGCATTTGCACCAGCGGAAGCAATTGAACCAGTGGAAGCATTTGCACCAACGGAAGCAATTGAACCAGTGGAAGCATTTGCACCAGCGGAAGCATTTGAACCAGCGGAAGTAATTGAG encodes:
- a CDS encoding Hpt domain-containing protein, giving the protein MSSTPEYDIGPLSWVKEEIDRSIDQINAIVDQFDIASDDTAKLRQANTFLHQITGAIEMIGLQGVTLVCQEAEKFVHALEQKSISITPESLALLKNTTTQIEQYLDDLLKGKPNHELQLFPNYQALRLAQGITTSSETDLFFPDMGGRAPRANTKSELSSTDISQLIKKSRASFQRGLLGFLRQHDADQGLLLMREAVKNIENNINVPASRTFWWGAGAFVDCLINHAIEPSFPVKQLCGRIDLQMRRHIEGSLKTAERLLRDLLYFVAQSSDVNEHVAAVKNTFNLSTLIPQNKQTMDEIDALRPLLKQILSHINNAKEAWLKLISGSADSLAQFQSIINDLNAPIAQLNNTPIIKLIDEIASIANDYHQLPHERHEAIGLEVATTLLLLQNNLAHYENIGGELVQQAEVQSQRLRAAAYAEIDLADIPDIPLLDEYSRQAQEKLLIAQVAQEIQVNIQQIEETLDTFFRDNFHDKQPLAELTRPITEIHGALSIMQLGDANTILEHTHQLIKQLADPALPVDEASFSTIADAISSISLYVDAQRYQRQDADAILQPIMKELGLVDDLNTEEIGERVEDDLDSLKSDLQLQLTEWQENPEQEDTKKKLVETLREISQDAELVGDYQLKQQSADALKQLENGENDAALGELSQQLNLSGATVVEEETHTPEPAADEIDAELLSIFLEEANEVLASLHAELATLSEQPHNTEALRTCRRNFHTLKGSGRMVGLMDLGETAWALEQLLNLWLQDDKNATPTLLHLLGNAHQLFSEWIEKLQSHSPFTLDYHGLANEADILRTHQESDENNLPDSEPAIDETTDTDNLEPVIVSVGEPEISAEAEAEAETSQPDIIKEITDTPDYNIHETGYVDETPVQEIDDRIAIGTNLISPMLLDIFLREADQHYLTLHAEFTHLQQNPHLPVSYEFMRAAHTLAGIAGLTGFTTLSELAHALELWLNRLQSLPASLPPHDQMTEHAIATIAYMLRNIRKHELPTAAADLINQLNHAQAEIAKSVDADTTITDESVTAQTNTDYSGAVEAIEPVEAFAPAEAIEPVEAFAPTEAIEPVEAFAPAEAFEPAEVIEPVEAFAPVEAFAPTEAIEPVEAFEPVEVIEPVEAVEAPKLESLRLPVDEAQRTHNLTDDIDEQLLPIFLEEVADLMPAIERSIRSWQGAPEGEEQANMQRLLHTLKGSARMTGAMHLGELTHTLETDVIDAINHQKLTPETFAEFEAQIDQLNIAVDKLRNPAFVAEPGTSNTNNVTVDLSQTTIAMPMAAEADGSAHTLRVRADIVDRLVNEAGEINIARSRMESSVAGIKTHITELNENVGRLRTQLRELEIQSESQMQSTLSHMQSEDSQFDPLEFDRFTRLQELTRMIAESVNDVGSVQQNLALALNETDSAITQQGRLAKDLQQALMHIRMVPLSSISDRLHRTVRLAAKDLGKKASLQLIGEHVEFDRSVLDKMVAPLEHLLRNSVAHGIELPQDRIAADKSEYGEIVLYARQEGNEVVIALRDDGRGLDLPAIRAKAIDNSLMQAEDDLPANELMQMIFSSGFSTAESVTTLAGRGVGMDVVKNEISQLGGRIDIASETGKGAQFTVYLPLTLAVSQAVLVHAGDRIFAISSSMVEQVQEYKTEQINELLEKGVISWQNHQYDFFYLSHLLGDTQAQPIQQQYSPVLLLKSGNQRAAVLVDKLIGNRELVIKNIGPQLARILGIAGATVLGNGQIVLILNPVQLAQRQGQIVRQQVKHTPITLINEDQSAAKTVMIVDDSLTVRKITSRILMREGYEVTTAKDGLDALQLLQTTTPDVMLLDIEMPRMDGFELTKVMRADNKMSQIPIIMITSRTADKHRDHAMSLGVNAYMGKPFQEDELLAKIAELAQTACAINEV